A window from Mogibacterium neglectum encodes these proteins:
- a CDS encoding MATE family efflux transporter, with the protein MSTAAEIKENKLGIAPIPSLIIKLSIPLMVSMFVLSLYNIVDSIFVAQINENALTAISLCFPIQSMMIAFGVGTAVGMSALMSRYLGAREFDKVNATAQNGIFLSFVTYALFVVIGLFARPFIEMQTNDPEIIEYGVTYLRIVCWLSVMVFLQVTIERLLQSTGRTIYIFITQSTGAIINIIMDPILIFGWFGAPKMGISGAAYATVFGQTVGALLGLYFNVKKNREVKLTFKGFRPSWNTIREIYEIGVPSIIMQSVGSLMVFGLNQILVKFTTTAVAAFGAFFKLQSFIFMPVFGMNNGIVPIIAYNYGAQNRKRLNEAMRLAAIYGIVIMTVGLFIFWAIPHVLLGFFAASPELMRIGTVELRVISLVFPFAGYSIMRGGVFQALGKSVYSMYVSIVRQLIVLLPAAYFLSKLGNVDYVWFSFVFAEFFGLSMSIIYTRKIKKDILSQL; encoded by the coding sequence ATGAGCACAGCTGCTGAGATAAAAGAGAATAAGCTAGGTATAGCGCCGATACCGTCACTGATTATAAAATTATCGATTCCGCTCATGGTTTCTATGTTTGTACTATCGCTCTATAACATAGTGGATAGCATATTTGTCGCTCAGATTAATGAGAATGCTCTTACAGCCATCTCCCTATGCTTTCCAATTCAATCCATGATGATTGCCTTCGGCGTAGGTACGGCTGTAGGTATGAGTGCTCTGATGTCAAGGTACCTCGGAGCAAGGGAGTTCGATAAGGTAAATGCTACGGCACAAAATGGAATATTCCTGAGTTTCGTAACATATGCGCTGTTCGTAGTAATAGGGCTTTTCGCAAGACCTTTTATAGAGATGCAGACAAATGATCCTGAGATAATCGAGTATGGCGTAACGTACCTCAGAATCGTATGCTGGCTATCGGTCATGGTGTTCCTGCAGGTTACAATCGAGAGGTTGCTGCAGAGTACAGGCAGGACCATATACATATTTATCACTCAGAGTACCGGCGCTATTATTAATATCATCATGGATCCGATTCTTATCTTTGGATGGTTTGGCGCACCTAAGATGGGAATCTCTGGCGCTGCATATGCCACCGTTTTTGGACAGACCGTTGGTGCGCTGCTAGGCCTTTATTTTAATGTTAAGAAGAATAGGGAAGTCAAGCTGACATTTAAGGGTTTCAGACCTAGCTGGAATACAATAAGAGAAATATATGAAATCGGCGTCCCATCAATCATCATGCAGTCTGTAGGTTCATTAATGGTGTTCGGCCTCAACCAGATACTCGTAAAATTTACAACCACTGCGGTTGCTGCATTTGGAGCGTTCTTCAAGCTTCAGAGCTTCATCTTTATGCCAGTGTTCGGCATGAATAATGGCATAGTTCCGATTATCGCTTACAACTATGGCGCACAGAATCGCAAGAGACTAAATGAAGCCATGAGACTGGCTGCGATTTATGGCATAGTCATTATGACCGTGGGGCTGTTCATTTTCTGGGCAATCCCGCATGTGCTGCTCGGCTTCTTCGCAGCATCCCCAGAGCTGATGAGGATTGGAACTGTTGAGCTTAGAGTTATCTCGCTGGTATTTCCATTTGCAGGATACTCAATCATGCGAGGTGGAGTATTCCAGGCACTTGGCAAGAGCGTGTACAGCATGTACGTATCAATAGTGAGACAGCTAATCGTGCTACTGCCAGCGGCATACTTCCTGTCTAAGCTCGGTAACGTTGACTACGTGTGGTTCTCGTTTGTATTTGCAGAATTCTTTGGACTTAGCATGTCAATCATATATACTAGAAAGATAAAGAAGGATATACTAAGCCAGCTATAG
- a CDS encoding NAD(P)/FAD-dependent oxidoreductase, which translates to MLYDIVIIGAGITGSMLARELSRYELKIAVLDKENDIANGATMANSAIVHTGYDPVDGTLKAELNVKGARKYPKICEDLHCHIKNTGAFVVACNDEEENLLEVLAERAVCREIPHEFLSGDDARVAEPNLSDNITKVLSFPTTSVIYPWEIAIACMQVAVNNGVDLFLNHEVSTIDKNDDDYVIKAGGETFNAKVVLNASGIGASEICHMLTECAGFEITPRRGEYYVISNDEHIVNNIIFPVPTAKGKGVLAIPTVYGNTLIGPNSEELEDNITTATSTVGARYLRENIAKIIKTVSLHKSIRTFAGLRPSSTSKDFIIGPLDDENPNFINIASIESPGLASAPAIADYVIEHFITDRLCLKENPDAVMTRDKPIVVSELSEEEREKLVRANSQYANIVCRCETISEGEIVSAIHEVCGARSVKGIKKRVRPGMGKCQGGFCEPKVVEILARELNCSPVDIVQDGQYSKILERENR; encoded by the coding sequence ATGCTTTACGACATAGTCATAATAGGTGCAGGAATCACTGGCTCGATGCTCGCCAGAGAGCTTTCGAGGTACGAACTCAAAATAGCGGTCCTAGACAAGGAAAATGATATCGCGAATGGCGCAACGATGGCGAATTCTGCGATAGTGCATACAGGATACGATCCTGTAGATGGTACGCTCAAGGCGGAACTTAATGTAAAAGGTGCGCGTAAGTATCCTAAGATTTGCGAGGACTTACACTGCCATATCAAGAATACGGGTGCATTCGTAGTCGCGTGTAATGACGAAGAGGAGAATCTACTCGAGGTGCTGGCTGAAAGGGCGGTCTGCAGGGAGATCCCCCATGAATTTCTGAGTGGAGATGATGCGCGCGTTGCAGAGCCAAATCTCAGCGACAACATAACCAAGGTGCTGTCATTTCCAACGACTTCGGTAATATATCCTTGGGAGATTGCTATTGCTTGTATGCAGGTTGCTGTAAACAATGGCGTAGATTTATTCCTAAACCACGAAGTGAGCACCATAGATAAGAATGACGATGACTACGTGATCAAAGCAGGCGGCGAGACATTCAATGCCAAGGTTGTTCTTAATGCTTCTGGAATAGGCGCTTCGGAGATCTGCCATATGTTGACAGAATGTGCAGGATTCGAGATAACTCCAAGGCGAGGCGAATACTATGTCATCAGTAACGACGAACATATAGTAAATAACATCATATTCCCAGTTCCAACTGCCAAGGGAAAGGGAGTGCTCGCAATTCCGACGGTATACGGGAATACGCTTATCGGTCCTAATAGCGAGGAATTAGAAGACAACATCACGACGGCAACTAGCACAGTTGGGGCAAGATACTTGCGCGAAAATATCGCCAAGATAATTAAGACGGTTTCACTGCATAAGTCGATAAGGACATTTGCAGGGCTAAGACCGAGTTCGACATCAAAGGATTTTATAATAGGCCCCTTAGATGACGAGAACCCAAACTTCATCAACATCGCTTCCATAGAGTCGCCCGGGTTAGCCAGTGCGCCGGCGATTGCGGACTATGTGATAGAGCATTTTATAACGGATAGATTATGCCTTAAGGAAAATCCAGATGCTGTGATGACAAGGGATAAGCCGATTGTCGTCTCGGAGTTATCTGAAGAGGAGCGTGAGAAACTAGTGCGTGCAAATTCGCAGTATGCAAATATAGTTTGCAGGTGCGAGACCATATCCGAGGGAGAGATAGTTTCTGCAATACATGAAGTTTGTGGAGCTAGAAGCGTCAAGGGGATAAAGAAACGAGTTCGTCCAGGGATGGGCAAGTGTCAGGGAGGTTTCTGCGAACCTAAGGTCGTGGAAATACTGGCGAGAGAATTAAACTGCTCACCTGTCGATATCGTTCAAGATGGGCAGTATTCAAAGATTTTAGAGAGGGAGAATCGCTAA
- a CDS encoding NAD(P)/FAD-dependent oxidoreductase, whose protein sequence is MRHCQAVVIGGGCGGLAAAAKLKHEGLSDVVLIERDIELGGVLNQCIHNGFGLTTFKEQLSGPAFAERYEMEAVASGVEIKLGTMVTHMSSDRVIEYVSKEEGYQKLKADIIVLAVGCYERSRGTLGIPGERPTGVYTAGQAQRYLNIDGYMVGKKVFILGSGDIGLIMARRMSLEGAEVLGVAELMPYSNGLPRNMKQCLDDFGIPLYLSHTVTNIYGRDRIERIELTKVDDKRQPIKGSEMYFDVDTLLLSVGLIPENTLAEEAGIEIDPSIRGTIVDENYMASVPGIFACGNGLHVHDLADFVTKQASEAAVGAARYYEALKQRLKEAHDGDEAETFGLSLDDDDESLASNSYCEAHAGNMVSYVVPAKLHKKSLPKAVTLYFRVRKPMNDITIEILKGSKLLRTIHKDVIIPSEMEQVVIAGKHLQEANGDLTIQIKEN, encoded by the coding sequence ATGAGACATTGTCAGGCAGTGGTAATAGGTGGTGGCTGCGGTGGTCTAGCAGCTGCTGCGAAGCTTAAGCACGAAGGGCTATCGGATGTCGTTTTAATCGAGCGTGATATCGAGCTTGGCGGAGTGCTCAATCAGTGCATACATAATGGGTTCGGGCTTACAACCTTCAAAGAGCAGCTTAGCGGACCCGCGTTTGCAGAGAGATACGAGATGGAAGCGGTGGCATCTGGCGTCGAGATTAAGCTAGGCACAATGGTTACCCATATGAGCAGCGATCGTGTTATCGAGTATGTGAGTAAGGAAGAAGGATATCAGAAGCTCAAGGCAGATATTATCGTCCTTGCAGTTGGATGCTACGAGAGAAGCCGCGGTACTCTTGGGATTCCTGGCGAGCGTCCGACTGGAGTCTACACAGCGGGACAGGCGCAGAGATACCTCAATATAGATGGCTATATGGTCGGAAAGAAGGTATTCATACTCGGCTCTGGAGATATCGGACTCATAATGGCACGTCGCATGAGTCTAGAGGGAGCTGAAGTGCTCGGCGTTGCGGAGCTTATGCCGTACAGCAATGGGCTACCTCGTAACATGAAGCAGTGCCTTGATGACTTTGGGATTCCTCTATATCTATCCCATACTGTAACTAACATATATGGACGTGACAGAATTGAGCGTATTGAGCTCACAAAGGTAGATGATAAGAGACAGCCGATTAAGGGAAGTGAAATGTATTTCGACGTAGACACACTGCTCCTAAGCGTTGGACTGATTCCTGAAAACACTCTAGCTGAAGAGGCTGGAATCGAAATTGATCCGAGCATCCGTGGGACAATTGTCGACGAGAACTATATGGCATCGGTTCCAGGAATATTCGCATGCGGAAACGGACTTCACGTGCATGACCTAGCAGACTTCGTTACGAAACAGGCCAGTGAAGCGGCGGTAGGGGCTGCTAGATATTATGAAGCGCTAAAGCAGAGACTAAAAGAAGCTCATGATGGTGATGAAGCTGAGACCTTCGGGTTATCTCTAGATGATGACGATGAATCTTTAGCCAGTAATTCGTACTGTGAAGCTCACGCTGGAAATATGGTGAGCTACGTAGTTCCTGCGAAACTCCACAAAAAGAGCCTGCCAAAGGCTGTGACACTTTACTTCCGCGTCCGTAAACCGATGAACGATATCACGATAGAAATTTTGAAGGGAAGCAAGCTACTTCGCACAATTCATAAGGATGTGATTATACCATCTGAGATGGAGCAGGTGGTAATAGCTGGTAAACACCTTCAAGAAGCCAATGGGGATCTAACGATTCAGATAAAGGAGAATTAA
- a CDS encoding N-acetylmuramoyl-L-alanine amidase family protein codes for MTKQNQGIFDVKRKEYHIAITVLCLAMLMFFFCFTANAADEDTTTEKNEVTTETTTPERATTEDSGHAEEIETANNNEVVSDENREVESNGSVAEDENKQVETAPAIVGTWKSESGGWRFYNSAGVMQKGLFTIDGKKYYLGPDGIMKTGWQQIGNHYYYFGSEGSMRTGWLSAGSTWYYLHSDGSMAYGLEEVEKLLYFFGASNDGAMKTGWHKISDAYHYFGSSGAAVKGWQKIGGYWYYFDKMGVMLTGNQVLDGKSYYLGAANDGAMKTGWQVVGATYESNKKIADRWGYYGADGAALKNNWLKYGGYWYHFDEDGIMQTDVAEIDGKYYYFGTENDGRMKTGWQKIDDAWAYLGADGAARTGWQKIGGYWYYLGEYGEMETDLRDIDGSLYYLGGDGAMRTGWQQVSGDWYYFSASGAAVSGWLQLGSYWYYFGEDHKMVKNTIKELDGKKYAFNSDGVMLSGYL; via the coding sequence ATGACAAAGCAAAACCAGGGTATTTTTGATGTAAAGAGAAAAGAATATCACATTGCCATTACAGTGCTATGTTTGGCAATGTTGATGTTCTTTTTCTGTTTTACGGCAAATGCAGCAGATGAAGATACCACTACAGAGAAAAATGAAGTTACTACAGAGACAACTACTCCAGAGAGAGCAACAACTGAAGATTCAGGGCATGCAGAAGAAATAGAAACTGCAAACAATAATGAAGTTGTCTCGGATGAAAACCGAGAGGTCGAATCGAATGGTTCTGTAGCGGAAGACGAAAACAAGCAAGTTGAAACAGCGCCTGCAATTGTTGGAACGTGGAAGAGCGAATCTGGTGGCTGGCGCTTCTATAACAGCGCTGGCGTAATGCAGAAGGGCCTATTCACTATCGACGGCAAGAAGTATTATCTAGGACCAGACGGCATCATGAAGACAGGCTGGCAGCAGATTGGTAATCATTACTACTACTTCGGTTCAGAGGGTTCCATGAGAACAGGATGGCTCAGTGCGGGAAGCACTTGGTACTATCTACATTCGGATGGTTCGATGGCCTACGGACTAGAGGAGGTTGAAAAGCTGCTCTACTTCTTCGGAGCGTCAAATGACGGAGCGATGAAGACTGGCTGGCACAAGATTTCAGACGCATATCACTATTTCGGATCTAGCGGCGCAGCTGTTAAAGGATGGCAGAAAATCGGCGGCTACTGGTACTACTTCGATAAGATGGGAGTAATGCTTACAGGCAATCAGGTGTTAGATGGAAAGAGCTACTATCTAGGCGCTGCTAACGATGGAGCCATGAAGACTGGCTGGCAGGTAGTTGGTGCAACCTATGAATCAAACAAAAAGATTGCCGACAGATGGGGATACTACGGAGCTGATGGAGCTGCGTTAAAGAACAACTGGCTAAAGTATGGCGGATATTGGTATCACTTCGACGAGGACGGCATCATGCAGACCGACGTGGCGGAGATCGACGGTAAATACTACTACTTTGGCACGGAAAATGACGGCAGAATGAAAACAGGCTGGCAGAAGATAGATGATGCCTGGGCATACTTAGGTGCTGACGGCGCTGCGAGAACTGGTTGGCAGAAAATCGGTGGCTACTGGTACTACCTTGGAGAGTACGGTGAAATGGAGACTGACCTTAGAGATATAGACGGCAGCCTTTACTACCTAGGTGGCGACGGTGCCATGAGGACTGGCTGGCAGCAAGTTTCAGGTGACTGGTATTATTTTAGTGCGTCTGGGGCAGCAGTATCTGGATGGCTACAGCTCGGTAGCTATTGGTATTACTTCGGCGAAGATCACAAGATGGTTAAGAACACCATCAAAGAGCTCGATGGCAAAAAATACGCATTCAATTCTGATGGTGTGATGCTGTCGGGCTATCTTTAA
- a CDS encoding DUF1667 domain-containing protein, with protein MRDAELICVNCPKGCRVTVHLESDKIIEIEGYSCKEGLSYAEQEITRPMRILTSTVRIDGAVNRVLPVITESEIPLDIWREAMGEIKGLRVTAPVEINDVIVRDFMGTGVNLIASRSMR; from the coding sequence ATGAGAGATGCAGAATTGATTTGCGTAAATTGTCCGAAGGGCTGCAGAGTTACTGTACATCTCGAAAGTGATAAAATTATAGAAATTGAAGGGTACAGCTGCAAAGAAGGTCTTAGCTATGCAGAGCAGGAGATAACTCGCCCGATGAGGATTCTGACTTCGACGGTAAGAATCGATGGGGCGGTCAACCGCGTGCTGCCGGTAATTACCGAGAGCGAGATTCCTCTGGATATTTGGCGCGAGGCGATGGGCGAGATTAAAGGACTCAGAGTAACGGCTCCTGTGGAGATAAACGACGTGATAGTGAGAGACTTTATGGGTACAGGCGTGAATCTGATTGCGAGTAGGAGTATGAGGTAG
- a CDS encoding glycoside hydrolase family 25 protein, protein MIANQLKGVDVSAYQDDINWQKVKASGIDFAIVRAGYRGKTNGALVKDSKFDTHISGAILAGLKAGAYMFTEARDYTEGAEEAKFLVSLVKDYDVKLPLVIDTEYQSNARSNGISVAARTEAIRGFCETIESLGYTPMIYASTSWLNNNLDMSKLGKYKVWVAQYYDRVTYNGSYEVWQYTSKGRVDGIKGNVDMNYWYNK, encoded by the coding sequence GTGATTGCTAATCAGCTAAAGGGAGTGGATGTATCCGCATACCAGGACGATATTAACTGGCAGAAGGTAAAGGCTTCTGGAATAGACTTTGCTATCGTTAGAGCTGGATATCGTGGTAAGACCAATGGAGCTCTTGTAAAAGACTCTAAATTTGACACTCATATATCGGGAGCAATATTAGCTGGTCTTAAGGCCGGAGCATACATGTTTACCGAAGCGAGAGATTACACCGAGGGAGCCGAGGAGGCAAAATTCCTCGTATCTCTCGTCAAGGACTATGATGTGAAGCTTCCGCTGGTGATAGACACAGAGTATCAGAGCAATGCAAGGTCAAACGGAATCTCGGTTGCTGCAAGAACTGAAGCGATTAGGGGTTTCTGTGAGACGATAGAGTCGCTCGGATATACGCCTATGATTTATGCGAGCACCAGTTGGCTGAACAACAATCTAGACATGAGTAAGCTAGGCAAATATAAAGTTTGGGTAGCTCAGTACTATGACAGGGTTACATACAATGGAAGCTACGAAGTATGGCAGTATACCAGTAAGGGAAGAGTCGACGGAATAAAAGGCAATGTGGACATGAACTACTGGTACAACAAATAG
- the dltB gene encoding D-alanyl-lipoteichoic acid biosynthesis protein DltB, translating into MSFFSGLDFFITLIIAIIPAIVIGLNGKSLRYYRGFLTCIFIYLIYRNSLMELAFLTGYSAMSLGLVKLYLLSRIKMGRNKFFYASAVIITLCPLILSKLESFVGHGFFGSGSTIFGFLGLSYIFFRVIQTIIEIYDGIINEIKWYEFLEFLLFFPTLSSGPIDRSRRFSQDYSKIYTGKEYSELLSNGIVKIMWGLLYKLPLSGTAMYIMNTYMINKYDPIHIIGYAYSYGLYMFFDFAGYSLMAVGTGYILGIKVPDNFNKPFISIDIKDFWDRWHITLSHWFRDFIFSRFLFNSLSKKRFKSKLTAASAGLMINMALMGIWHGLELHYIAYGVYHGILLVIAELYQKKSRFYKLHKRDKVYKIVSWFITLNLVMFGFLIFSGQGRAAAIGLIEYLR; encoded by the coding sequence ATGAGTTTTTTCTCAGGATTGGATTTTTTTATAACATTAATCATTGCAATTATTCCAGCTATAGTAATAGGACTAAATGGAAAGTCGCTAAGATACTATAGAGGGTTTCTTACATGCATATTTATTTATCTAATATACCGCAACTCTCTGATGGAACTAGCGTTTTTGACAGGGTATTCTGCAATGTCACTGGGCTTAGTAAAGCTTTATCTACTTTCCAGAATAAAGATGGGAAGGAATAAGTTCTTCTATGCATCGGCAGTTATAATAACATTATGTCCATTAATATTGAGTAAGCTAGAAAGCTTTGTGGGTCATGGCTTTTTTGGATCTGGCAGCACAATCTTTGGTTTCCTTGGATTATCATATATTTTTTTCCGAGTTATACAGACAATTATTGAAATTTATGACGGGATTATAAATGAAATAAAGTGGTATGAGTTCCTTGAATTCCTATTATTCTTTCCAACACTTAGCTCTGGCCCAATAGACAGAAGCCGTCGTTTTTCGCAAGATTATTCTAAAATCTATACAGGGAAAGAATATAGTGAACTGTTATCAAACGGAATAGTTAAAATAATGTGGGGGCTTTTGTATAAGCTGCCGTTATCAGGAACAGCTATGTATATTATGAATACATATATGATAAATAAATATGATCCAATTCATATAATTGGGTATGCGTACTCATATGGTTTATATATGTTTTTTGATTTTGCAGGATATAGTTTGATGGCAGTAGGAACAGGCTATATTCTTGGGATAAAGGTGCCAGATAATTTTAATAAACCATTTATTAGTATTGATATTAAAGATTTTTGGGACAGATGGCATATAACATTATCCCACTGGTTTAGGGATTTTATATTCTCGAGATTTTTATTTAACTCACTAAGCAAAAAGAGATTTAAAAGTAAATTAACGGCTGCATCAGCCGGCTTGATGATTAATATGGCATTGATGGGAATATGGCATGGTCTAGAACTTCACTATATAGCTTATGGTGTATATCATGGAATATTGCTGGTTATTGCTGAGTTATATCAAAAGAAATCTAGATTCTATAAACTACATAAAAGGGATAAGGTTTATAAAATTGTGTCGTGGTTTATTACCCTAAATTTAGTTATGTTTGGATTTCTAATATTTTCTGGGCAAGGAAGGGCTGCGGCCATTGGACTTATAGAATATTTAAGATAG
- a CDS encoding glutathione peroxidase, with protein MGFYDYSVSATDGSEVSMKDYEGKVVLVVNTATGCGFTPQYEPIEEMYEKYHDKGFEVLDIPCNQFAGQAPGTDEEIHDFCTLQYNTKFPQMKKSDVNGENQLALYKFLKEEKGFEGFGKGLKATGLSLVVKKMDKDYKNNPDIKWNFTKFVVDRNGDVVERFEPTAKMEEVEKCVASLI; from the coding sequence ATGGGATTTTATGATTATTCAGTTTCAGCTACAGACGGAAGCGAAGTATCGATGAAAGATTACGAGGGGAAGGTTGTCCTCGTTGTCAATACAGCAACAGGTTGCGGCTTCACGCCTCAGTACGAACCGATTGAAGAGATGTATGAGAAGTACCACGACAAGGGATTTGAAGTGCTAGATATTCCTTGCAACCAGTTTGCGGGGCAGGCTCCTGGGACTGACGAAGAGATACATGATTTCTGCACTCTGCAGTACAACACGAAGTTCCCTCAGATGAAGAAGTCTGATGTGAACGGTGAGAATCAGCTAGCACTATATAAATTTCTCAAGGAAGAGAAGGGCTTTGAAGGCTTTGGTAAAGGCCTCAAGGCGACAGGACTTTCGCTAGTGGTTAAGAAGATGGATAAGGATTATAAGAATAATCCTGATATCAAGTGGAATTTCACCAAATTCGTAGTTGATAGAAACGGCGATGTAGTTGAGAGATTTGAACCTACTGCGAAGATGGAGGAAGTGGAGAAGTGCGTAGCTTCTCTCATTTAA
- a CDS encoding YbjQ family protein codes for MILVTTNEIEGRKVQTIGLVKGSTIQTVNAIRDFGAGLKTLVGGELVKYNEMMNNARALATKRMVDEAESVGADAVVAVRYSSASIMQSAAEVMAYGTAVKFVD; via the coding sequence ATGATCTTAGTAACTACTAACGAAATCGAAGGCAGAAAAGTTCAGACTATCGGACTTGTAAAGGGAAGCACAATTCAGACAGTTAATGCTATCAGAGACTTTGGAGCTGGACTCAAGACTCTTGTTGGAGGAGAGCTCGTTAAGTATAACGAGATGATGAACAACGCAAGAGCTCTTGCGACTAAGAGAATGGTTGATGAGGCTGAGAGCGTTGGCGCTGACGCAGTAGTTGCTGTTCGCTATTCATCCGCATCCATAATGCAGAGCGCTGCAGAGGTTATGGCATACGGAACAGCTGTTAAGTTCGTTGACTAA
- the wecB gene encoding non-hydrolyzing UDP-N-acetylglucosamine 2-epimerase translates to MKKVMLVFGTRPEAIKMCPLVKELKKRPGIDTCVCVTGQHRQMLDQVLETFHVVPDYDLSIMKEKQTLFDVTTNILERIREVLVNENPDVVLVHGDTTTTFVTALACFYLQIPVGHVEAGLRTYNIKSPFPEEFNRQAVGIVAEYNFAPTEKSKLNLVNEGKDAGKIWITGNTAIDALSTTVKEDYSNEHLDWASDSRLILITAHRRENLGEPMHNMFRAIRRVMDENPDVKAIYPIHMNPAVRQAAEDVFGESSPGGKEERIRIIEPLDVLDFHNFMNQSYLILTDSGGIQEEAPSLGKPVLVMRDTTERPEGIQAGTLKLVGTEEETIYKEFSRLLTDKEEYKAMSKASNPYGDGHASERIADVLEFGEIRDNKIPIIKT, encoded by the coding sequence ATGAAAAAGGTTATGTTGGTCTTTGGGACAAGACCGGAAGCAATTAAAATGTGCCCACTTGTAAAGGAATTGAAAAAGAGACCTGGAATAGACACATGCGTTTGCGTTACGGGACAGCATAGACAGATGCTCGATCAGGTTCTCGAAACCTTCCATGTGGTTCCAGATTATGATCTGTCTATAATGAAAGAGAAACAGACTCTCTTTGATGTTACAACTAATATTCTTGAGAGAATCAGAGAAGTGCTTGTTAATGAAAATCCCGACGTAGTTCTCGTACACGGAGACACGACCACGACATTTGTGACTGCGCTTGCTTGTTTCTACCTACAGATTCCTGTTGGACACGTGGAAGCAGGTCTTAGAACGTACAACATTAAGTCACCTTTCCCAGAGGAATTTAACAGACAGGCTGTTGGTATTGTTGCAGAATATAATTTTGCACCGACAGAGAAGAGCAAACTGAACCTAGTGAACGAAGGTAAGGATGCAGGAAAAATCTGGATTACAGGCAATACTGCGATTGATGCCTTGAGCACGACGGTAAAGGAAGATTATAGTAACGAGCATCTAGATTGGGCTTCTGATTCGAGACTTATTCTTATCACTGCTCATCGCAGAGAAAATCTCGGCGAGCCTATGCATAACATGTTTAGAGCTATTCGCCGCGTGATGGATGAAAACCCTGATGTTAAGGCGATTTATCCTATACATATGAATCCTGCTGTAAGACAGGCTGCAGAGGATGTATTTGGTGAGAGTTCACCGGGTGGCAAGGAAGAACGCATTAGGATCATAGAACCGCTCGATGTGCTTGATTTCCATAACTTCATGAACCAGAGCTATCTGATTTTGACCGATTCAGGCGGAATTCAGGAGGAGGCACCTAGCCTTGGGAAACCAGTTCTCGTAATGAGAGACACTACCGAACGCCCAGAGGGAATTCAGGCGGGTACACTAAAATTGGTCGGGACTGAAGAGGAAACGATATACAAAGAATTTTCAAGACTTCTTACCGATAAAGAGGAATACAAGGCTATGAGCAAGGCTTCAAATCCTTACGGCGATGGACACGCTAGCGAAAGGATAGCCGATGTGCTTGAGTTCGGCGAGATAAGAGATAACAAAATACCGATAATTAAAACTTGA
- a CDS encoding SanA/YdcF family protein: MLKVIKWIFKLILIAVVIIVGINLFVKLEGERSLRSLDQLRGQSYECIIVLGAGVYGNGEPTKILKDRLDRGIELYNAGVAPKLLLSGDNGKTNYDEVKVMKNYCLKHGVPAQDIFLDHAGFSTYESMYRARDIFGVKSAVVVTQHYHEGRSLYTAKRLGIKAVGVSAAEKQYDGDEARAIREFLSREKAFVQCLVKPEPTFLGDKIDITGDGQVSW, translated from the coding sequence ATGCTTAAGGTTATTAAATGGATATTTAAGTTAATATTGATAGCTGTAGTCATAATCGTGGGAATCAACCTGTTCGTTAAGTTAGAAGGTGAGCGAAGTCTTCGCAGCTTAGATCAGCTTCGCGGGCAATCGTACGAATGCATCATCGTGCTGGGCGCAGGTGTGTACGGCAATGGTGAGCCTACTAAGATTCTTAAGGACAGACTTGATCGTGGGATAGAGTTATATAATGCAGGGGTGGCACCGAAGCTGCTGTTGTCTGGGGATAACGGCAAGACCAATTACGACGAGGTGAAGGTCATGAAGAATTACTGCTTGAAACACGGTGTTCCAGCGCAAGACATATTCCTCGACCACGCAGGTTTTTCTACGTATGAATCGATGTATCGCGCAAGGGATATATTCGGTGTAAAGTCAGCAGTAGTGGTTACACAGCATTATCACGAGGGTAGATCGCTGTATACAGCAAAGCGGCTTGGCATCAAAGCTGTAGGGGTAAGTGCGGCCGAGAAGCAGTATGATGGAGATGAGGCTCGTGCAATTAGGGAGTTCCTATCTAGAGAGAAAGCTTTTGTGCAGTGCCTTGTTAAACCAGAACCGACGTTCCTCGGAGACAAGATAGATATTACAGGCGATGGGCAGGTAAGCTGGTAA